In Planctomycetota bacterium, one DNA window encodes the following:
- the cbiE gene encoding precorrin-6y C5,15-methyltransferase (decarboxylating) subunit CbiE, which produces MATGRVHIVGIGDDGLEGVTAHARRLVEGAKRLVGPESCRSLLPEAVADRLETVAGLEDLVERIECTTDADLVVLASGDPLFYGTARYVCGRLGKERFEVVPHVSSMQLAFARVKESWEEAFLANLSGQSIERVLDRIRGADTVGLFTSDQWPPPAVARTLLDDGIDSFQAYVCENLGSPDERVTQGSLADIAADAFGPLNVMILVRKATVTDKPGQVGERLFGNRDESFLQSRPKRGLLTPAEVRSLALAELSLRPDSVVWDVGAGSGSVGLEAARIAASGRVFAIEMDPDDHRLIGSNAERFRIGNLTPILGRAPEAWADLPDPDAIYVGGSGRDVTMLVEEAWKRLRAGGRLVTACQSIENLATVHALLRARSGDAAYWLVTIARGVEQLDRIRFESLNPTFLIAATKP; this is translated from the coding sequence GTGGCGACGGGCAGGGTCCACATCGTCGGTATCGGCGACGACGGCCTCGAAGGCGTCACCGCGCATGCCCGTCGCCTCGTCGAGGGCGCGAAGCGGTTGGTCGGCCCGGAGTCGTGCCGGTCGCTCCTCCCCGAGGCGGTCGCCGACCGGCTCGAGACGGTCGCCGGGCTCGAGGATCTCGTCGAGCGGATCGAGTGCACCACCGACGCCGATCTCGTCGTGCTCGCGTCGGGCGACCCGCTGTTTTATGGCACCGCGCGCTACGTCTGCGGCCGGCTCGGCAAGGAGCGGTTCGAGGTCGTGCCGCACGTCAGCAGCATGCAGTTGGCGTTCGCGCGCGTGAAGGAAAGCTGGGAGGAGGCGTTTCTCGCCAACCTCTCCGGGCAGTCGATCGAGCGCGTCCTCGACCGGATCCGCGGCGCCGACACGGTCGGCTTGTTCACCAGCGACCAGTGGCCGCCACCGGCCGTCGCCCGAACGCTGCTCGACGACGGCATCGACTCGTTCCAGGCGTACGTCTGCGAGAATCTCGGCAGCCCCGACGAACGCGTCACGCAGGGAAGCCTCGCCGACATCGCCGCCGACGCGTTCGGGCCGCTCAACGTGATGATCCTGGTCCGCAAGGCCACGGTCACCGACAAGCCGGGGCAGGTCGGCGAGCGGCTGTTCGGCAACCGCGACGAAAGCTTTCTCCAGTCACGCCCCAAGCGGGGGCTGCTGACGCCGGCGGAAGTCCGCTCGCTGGCGCTGGCGGAACTGTCGCTCCGCCCCGACAGCGTCGTCTGGGATGTCGGCGCGGGGAGTGGATCGGTCGGTCTGGAGGCGGCGCGGATCGCCGCGTCGGGCCGGGTGTTCGCCATCGAGATGGATCCCGACGACCATCGCCTGATCGGCTCCAACGCCGAGCGTTTCCGGATCGGCAACCTCACGCCGATCCTCGGGCGGGCTCCCGAGGCTTGGGCCGACCTCCCCGACCCGGACGCGATCTACGTCGGCGGCAGCGGCCGCGACGTGACGATGCTCGTCGAGGAGGCGTGGAAGCGGCTCCGCGCCGGGGGGCGCCTCGTCACCGCCTGCCAGAGCATCGAGAATCTGGCAACCGTCCACGCGCTGCTCCGCGCCCGCAGCGGCGACGCGGCCTACTGGCTGGTGACGATCGCCCGCGGCGTCGAGCAGCTCGACCGGATCCGGTTCGAGTCGCTCAATCCCACCTTCCTCATCGCCGCCACCAAGCCGTGA
- a CDS encoding iron-sulfur cluster assembly accessory protein has protein sequence MSVMLTEKAASEVKKIMLDQKMEPDTVLRVGVAGGGCSGFQYSLGFDKAWDPKLDSKSDQHGVAVVVDKKSDLYLDGTTLDFHESIDKRGFTFNNPNAKKSCGCGSSFQA, from the coding sequence ATGTCGGTGATGCTCACGGAAAAGGCCGCCAGCGAAGTCAAGAAGATCATGCTCGACCAGAAGATGGAGCCCGACACGGTGCTCCGCGTCGGCGTGGCCGGCGGCGGCTGCAGCGGATTCCAGTACTCGCTCGGCTTCGACAAGGCGTGGGACCCGAAACTCGACTCCAAGTCGGACCAGCACGGCGTCGCGGTCGTCGTCGACAAGAAGAGCGACCTGTACCTCGACGGCACGACGCTCGATTTCCACGAGTCGATCGACAAGCGCGGGTTCACGTTCAACAACCCGAACGCGAAGAAGTCGTGCGGCTGCGGCAGTTCATTCCAGGCCTGA
- a CDS encoding DUF1559 domain-containing protein — protein MLVLFSFHPCSSPGGSPMKTHKRDGFTLVELLVVIAIIGTLVGLLLPAVQAARESARRSQCSNNLKQQGLAFQNHHDALQAFPNGGAGTSWWATPYSQETWGHSQWVRLLPYMEEGAMYGRLRFNARGSTPVGFSSGWDGNSAVWQDKRIKMLICPSSSLQRNPAWNNFVSSYYGIAGATPMQFGPQTNGRFQSTEGMAFNDDNAWGITSGRGMVPNYGNGTAGVSGDACGPQILGINMARCSDGTSKTLLVGEMSELVFDATGANGQDRRPSRNWGWHMGGLSGWRDWAPHTNNVTLRYTPNARVLNQQGVDDWTGWADASPANPPLTSAHPGGVMTLRVDGSVQFLSDNVDMETMTLLAIRDDRLNFSAD, from the coding sequence ATGCTCGTCCTTTTTTCTTTTCATCCATGTTCGAGTCCAGGAGGCTCTCCCATGAAAACCCACAAACGCGACGGGTTCACGCTCGTCGAATTGCTGGTGGTCATCGCGATCATCGGCACGCTCGTTGGCCTTCTCCTGCCTGCCGTCCAAGCGGCGCGTGAGTCGGCCCGGCGCTCGCAGTGCTCCAACAACCTGAAGCAGCAAGGGCTCGCGTTCCAAAACCACCACGACGCCCTCCAGGCGTTCCCCAACGGCGGCGCGGGAACGTCGTGGTGGGCCACGCCCTACAGCCAAGAGACGTGGGGGCATTCGCAATGGGTGCGCCTCCTTCCTTACATGGAGGAAGGGGCGATGTACGGGCGGCTCAGGTTCAACGCCAGGGGCTCGACTCCGGTCGGGTTCAGCTCCGGCTGGGACGGCAATTCCGCCGTCTGGCAGGACAAGCGGATCAAGATGCTGATCTGCCCGTCGTCGTCGCTGCAGCGCAACCCCGCGTGGAACAACTTCGTCAGTTCGTACTACGGCATCGCGGGTGCCACCCCGATGCAGTTCGGCCCGCAGACCAACGGTCGGTTCCAGAGCACCGAGGGCATGGCCTTCAACGACGACAACGCCTGGGGCATCACTTCCGGGCGCGGGATGGTGCCGAACTACGGGAACGGAACCGCGGGCGTCTCCGGCGATGCGTGCGGCCCACAGATTCTCGGGATCAACATGGCGCGGTGCTCCGACGGCACGTCGAAGACGCTGCTCGTCGGCGAGATGAGTGAACTGGTCTTCGACGCGACCGGCGCGAATGGCCAGGACCGTCGCCCGTCGCGAAATTGGGGTTGGCACATGGGCGGCTTGTCGGGCTGGCGTGATTGGGCTCCGCACACCAACAACGTCACCCTTCGCTACACGCCCAACGCACGGGTGCTGAATCAGCAGGGCGTCGACGACTGGACTGGGTGGGCCGATGCCTCGCCGGCCAATCCCCCGCTGACCTCGGCCCACCCCGGTGGCGTGATGACACTCCGTGTCGATGGGTCGGTCCAATTCCTCTCCGACAATGTCGACATGGAGACGATGACGCTCCTCGCCATCCGCGACGACCGCCTGAACTTCAGCGCCGACTGA
- a CDS encoding DUF433 domain-containing protein → MPGETSDPAERFSTCSGGHGRADGDQAMPGVSRGRLNGHRPRLALSTASESVTKIFTIGFAPMSTGPLYPHVTIDANCRAIIAGTRYTVEHLAAEQYYLGWSAEEILRQHPDLRPAEVYAALAFFHDHHDSILAAIESGRSRADMARGPESISRDELLNRCRVALLQDR, encoded by the coding sequence ATGCCAGGCGAAACCAGTGACCCCGCCGAGCGTTTTTCGACATGCTCAGGTGGTCATGGTCGGGCCGATGGCGACCAGGCAATGCCCGGGGTTTCCCGCGGTCGCCTGAATGGGCACCGTCCTCGGCTGGCTTTGTCCACGGCCAGTGAGTCCGTGACGAAAATCTTCACGATCGGATTCGCGCCCATGTCGACCGGCCCCCTCTACCCGCATGTCACCATCGATGCGAACTGCAGGGCGATCATCGCTGGCACGCGCTATACGGTGGAGCACCTCGCGGCGGAGCAGTACTACCTCGGCTGGTCAGCCGAGGAAATCCTGCGCCAGCATCCCGACCTCCGGCCCGCCGAGGTCTACGCGGCGCTCGCGTTTTTTCACGACCATCACGACTCGATTCTGGCCGCGATCGAGTCGGGCCGCTCCCGAGCCGACATGGCCCGGGGGCCGGAGTCGATCTCCCGCGATGAATTGTTGAATCGGTGCCGCGTCGCCCTCTTGCAGGACCGCTGA
- a CDS encoding cysteine desulfurase, giving the protein MEPRAIYLDNHATTRLDPRVLEAMLPWLTDRYGNAGSGTHEPGREARDAVEAARETVAAAIGAAGREVVFTSGATESVNLAILGTWLRLGSPSAGHVVTLATEHSAVLDTCAHLERYGVAVTRLAVARQDAMGIPGRADPDALRAALRPDTFLVSVLLANNEIGVIQDIPAIAAVLAAHPAVLHVDGAQALGRMPVAVDELGCDLASFSAHKFHGPKGAGALFVRRRGKPVRIEPLVHGGGQERGMRSGTHDVPGIVGLAEAARLATAEMATDAARMRALRDRLWEHLARRIDGIGLNGPALADPAVRLVNNLNVCLPGIDGHSLLATLAADGLAVSSGAACSSESPRPSHVLLALGLDDDRARASLRFGLSRFTTAAEIDGAVERIAAGVERLRTWGAA; this is encoded by the coding sequence ATGGAACCGCGCGCGATCTACCTCGACAACCACGCGACCACGCGGCTCGACCCGCGCGTGCTCGAGGCGATGCTCCCCTGGCTCACCGACCGCTACGGCAACGCCGGCAGCGGGACCCACGAGCCGGGGCGCGAGGCCCGCGACGCCGTCGAGGCGGCCCGGGAAACGGTGGCGGCGGCGATCGGCGCCGCGGGGCGCGAGGTGGTGTTCACGTCGGGGGCGACGGAGAGCGTGAACCTCGCGATCCTCGGCACGTGGCTGCGGCTCGGCAGCCCGTCGGCGGGCCACGTCGTCACGCTCGCCACCGAGCACTCGGCGGTCCTCGACACGTGCGCCCACCTCGAACGCTACGGCGTCGCTGTGACGCGCCTGGCGGTGGCACGCCAGGACGCGATGGGGATCCCGGGGCGCGCCGATCCGGATGCCCTCCGCGCCGCGCTGCGGCCCGACACGTTCCTCGTCAGCGTCCTCCTGGCGAACAACGAGATCGGCGTCATCCAAGACATCCCCGCGATCGCGGCAGTGCTCGCCGCCCATCCGGCGGTCCTCCACGTCGACGGCGCGCAGGCGCTGGGGCGGATGCCGGTCGCCGTCGACGAGTTGGGCTGCGATCTGGCGAGCTTCTCGGCGCACAAGTTCCACGGGCCCAAAGGGGCCGGTGCGCTGTTCGTGCGCCGCCGTGGCAAGCCGGTGCGGATCGAGCCGCTCGTCCACGGTGGCGGCCAGGAGCGGGGGATGCGCAGCGGCACGCACGACGTGCCGGGGATCGTCGGCCTGGCGGAAGCGGCGCGGCTGGCGACGGCCGAGATGGCGACCGACGCCGCCCGGATGCGCGCCCTGCGCGACCGCCTCTGGGAGCACCTCGCGCGAAGGATCGACGGCATCGGACTCAATGGCCCGGCCCTGGCGGATCCGGCCGTCCGCCTGGTCAACAATCTCAACGTCTGCCTGCCCGGGATTGACGGCCATTCGCTCCTGGCGACGCTCGCCGCCGACGGCCTCGCCGTCAGCTCAGGGGCCGCGTGCTCGTCGGAGAGCCCGCGGCCGAGCCATGTCCTGCTCGCCCTCGGGCTCGACGACGATCGTGCCCGCGCGAGCCTGCGTTTCGGCCTGTCGCGGTTCACGACCGCGGCCGAGATCGACGGGGCGGTGGAGCGCATCGCCGCGGGCGTCGAGCGGCTCCGGACCTGGGGGGCGGCGTGA
- a CDS encoding phosphoesterase: MSGVPQEDVLVVPRTVLERAGMFQGFQADVAAYLPLLLDPRHTSWRPRAAVEEDPSFKQLIPYCVLAARGPDGLPRYFAYTRGGGQGEARLRAKRSVGIGGHISSVDGAHGDDVSYDAGMRRELAEEVVIGAAFTARIVGLINDDATPVGTVHLGIVHVLDLERPDVAPRESGLVDCGFATLDALLADRDRFETWSQIALDALREGRLA, from the coding sequence ATGAGCGGTGTGCCTCAGGAAGACGTGCTGGTCGTCCCGCGCACGGTCCTCGAACGGGCCGGGATGTTCCAGGGGTTTCAGGCCGACGTCGCCGCCTACCTGCCGCTGCTCCTCGACCCGCGGCACACGTCGTGGCGACCGCGCGCGGCGGTCGAGGAGGACCCGTCGTTCAAGCAACTGATTCCCTACTGCGTGCTCGCCGCGCGCGGGCCCGACGGCCTGCCGCGCTACTTCGCCTACACGCGCGGCGGCGGGCAGGGGGAGGCGCGCCTCCGGGCGAAGCGCTCCGTCGGTATCGGCGGCCACATCTCGAGCGTCGACGGGGCCCACGGCGACGACGTCTCGTACGACGCCGGGATGCGCCGCGAGCTCGCCGAGGAGGTGGTGATCGGCGCGGCATTCACCGCGCGGATCGTCGGCCTGATCAACGATGACGCCACCCCCGTGGGGACCGTCCACCTCGGGATCGTCCACGTCCTCGACCTCGAGCGCCCCGACGTCGCGCCGCGGGAGAGCGGCCTGGTGGACTGCGGCTTCGCCACGCTCGACGCCCTCCTCGCCGACCGCGACCGGTTCGAGACCTGGTCGCAGATCGCCCTCGACGCCCTCCGGGAGGGCCGGCTCGCCTGA
- the queA gene encoding tRNA preQ1(34) S-adenosylmethionine ribosyltransferase-isomerase QueA produces MPTADPTPGEWTADYDYGLPDELIAQEPLADRTAARLLVVNRATGALDHRHVRDLPAILRPGDLVVVNETKVVPARLVGRRARTGGKWEGLFLRATRAGDAWEIVARSRGRPAPGERVVVDAADGAGTLTLELVGRGAGGAWLVRADAPGTAFDILERFGRVPLPGYIRHGEAVAADRDRYQTVFARTAGSAAAPTAGLHFTPGLLAALAARGIGRAAVTLHVGLGTFRPIATERIADHPMHAEWCACPAETVAAVAATRAAGGRVVAIGTTALRTLETAARGGTLAPWEGATELYVTPGYRFRAVDCLLTNFHLPRTTLMVLVAALAGRDLVRRAYEAALAERYRFLSYGDAMLIE; encoded by the coding sequence ATGCCGACGGCCGACCCGACCCCGGGCGAATGGACCGCCGACTACGACTACGGGCTCCCGGACGAGCTGATCGCGCAGGAGCCGCTCGCCGACCGGACGGCGGCCCGGCTGCTCGTCGTGAACCGGGCGACCGGGGCGCTCGATCATCGACACGTCCGCGATCTCCCCGCGATCCTCCGCCCCGGCGACCTCGTCGTCGTCAACGAGACGAAGGTCGTACCCGCGCGGCTCGTCGGGCGCCGGGCCCGCACCGGCGGGAAGTGGGAGGGGCTGTTCCTCCGCGCGACCCGCGCCGGCGACGCCTGGGAGATCGTCGCCCGTTCGCGCGGCCGGCCGGCCCCCGGCGAGCGTGTCGTCGTCGACGCTGCCGACGGCGCGGGCACGTTGACGCTGGAGCTGGTCGGCCGCGGCGCCGGCGGAGCATGGCTCGTGCGAGCCGACGCGCCGGGGACGGCGTTCGACATCCTCGAGCGGTTCGGCCGCGTGCCGCTGCCGGGGTACATCCGCCACGGCGAGGCGGTGGCCGCCGACCGTGACCGCTACCAGACGGTGTTCGCCCGGACCGCGGGCTCGGCGGCCGCGCCGACGGCCGGCCTCCACTTCACCCCCGGCCTGCTCGCCGCGCTGGCGGCGCGCGGGATCGGCCGGGCGGCGGTCACGCTCCATGTCGGCCTGGGGACGTTCCGGCCGATCGCCACCGAGCGGATCGCCGACCATCCGATGCACGCCGAGTGGTGCGCGTGCCCGGCGGAGACGGTGGCGGCCGTCGCGGCGACGCGCGCCGCCGGCGGGCGCGTGGTGGCGATCGGCACGACGGCCCTGCGCACGCTCGAGACGGCGGCGCGCGGGGGCACGCTCGCCCCCTGGGAAGGCGCGACCGAGCTGTACGTCACCCCCGGCTACCGCTTCCGGGCCGTCGACTGCCTGCTCACCAATTTCCACCTCCCGCGCACGACGCTGATGGTCCTCGTCGCGGCGCTCGCCGGGCGCGATCTGGTCCGCCGGGCCTACGAGGCGGCGCTCGCGGAGCGCTACCGGTTTCTCAGCTACGGCGACGCGATGCTCATCGAGTGA
- a CDS encoding beta-lactamase family protein, translated as MDRRTAIGTGLGVVGGLAAGPAAAAIDRAAAGLAGAVTTGLVRGAVLHVAGPDGAATHPFGVAADASFLLGSIAKPISAAAVMTLVARGAARLDDPVHRFLPDVADGGRERITLGHLLTHVSGLPDQLPDNDALRRDHAPLAEFAARAARTPLAFAPGERYRYSSMGILLAARIAERITGEDFRAFVARAVFEPLGMTRSALGMGRFTAAEVVPVQTEHAAPEAGGGDPAARDWDWNSPWWRALGAPWGGVQASAADVGTFLAEFLAANGRLCAPDVERQMIRNHNPPGIRPRGLGFDIGSAAGSPGCSAETFGHTGSTGTIAWADPTTGRVCVVLTSLPARAVTPHPRDEAAALVAAG; from the coding sequence ATGGATCGGCGAACGGCGATCGGCACGGGGCTCGGCGTCGTCGGGGGCCTCGCCGCCGGGCCCGCCGCGGCCGCGATCGACCGCGCCGCCGCCGGCCTGGCCGGCGCAGTGACCACCGGCCTCGTGCGGGGGGCCGTGCTCCACGTCGCGGGCCCCGACGGCGCCGCGACGCATCCCTTCGGCGTCGCCGCCGACGCGTCGTTCCTCCTCGGGTCGATCGCCAAGCCGATCAGCGCCGCAGCGGTGATGACGCTCGTCGCGCGCGGGGCCGCCCGGCTCGACGATCCGGTGCACCGCTTCCTCCCCGACGTCGCCGACGGGGGCCGCGAGCGGATCACGCTGGGCCACCTGCTGACCCACGTCTCGGGACTCCCCGACCAGCTCCCCGACAATGATGCCCTGCGCCGCGACCACGCTCCGCTCGCCGAGTTCGCCGCCCGGGCGGCGCGGACGCCGCTGGCCTTCGCCCCCGGCGAGCGCTATCGCTACTCGAGCATGGGGATCCTCCTGGCCGCGCGGATCGCCGAGCGGATCACCGGCGAGGACTTTCGGGCGTTCGTCGCCCGGGCGGTGTTCGAGCCGCTGGGGATGACGCGCTCGGCGCTCGGGATGGGGCGGTTCACCGCCGCCGAGGTCGTGCCGGTGCAGACCGAGCATGCCGCGCCCGAGGCGGGAGGCGGCGATCCGGCGGCGCGCGACTGGGATTGGAACAGCCCCTGGTGGCGGGCGCTGGGAGCGCCGTGGGGGGGCGTGCAGGCGTCGGCCGCCGACGTGGGCACGTTTCTCGCCGAGTTTCTCGCCGCCAACGGCCGGCTGTGCGCTCCCGACGTCGAGCGGCAGATGATCCGCAACCACAACCCCCCCGGGATCCGACCGCGCGGCCTCGGGTTCGACATCGGCAGCGCCGCCGGCAGCCCGGGCTGCTCCGCGGAGACGTTCGGCCACACCGGATCGACCGGGACGATCGCCTGGGCCGACCCGACGACCGGCCGGGTGTGTGTCGTGCTCACGTCGCTGCCGGCCCGGGCCGTGACGCCCCACCCGCGCGACGAGGCGGCAGCGCTCGTCGCCGCCGGTTGA
- a CDS encoding S9 family peptidase — protein sequence MFATIISIARRGLPYLVGMVACAAVPAADLSLERIMGSPALSGPVPRGLKLAPDGRLATLLRPRAADRERYDLWAIDTTTGAERMLVDSTALGSGAEVSEEEKMRRERARLGGTRGVVDYAWSADGSQVLVPLDGDLYVVTAADGAVTRLTATAATELDARIAPGGRAVSFVRDHNLFLHDLASGTERALTTDGGGAVTWGVAEFVAQEEMDRSDGVWWSPDGTRLVATRVDEADVALVTRAAIGADGTRVHTQRYPRAGTANARVELFVFSSGAPAGTAPVPLDLGADPDVYVARVAWAADGRSILVQRQSRDQQRLELVRFDPATGQGTAVDGETHGTWINLGDELRPLADGRVLLSSERDGFRHVWLVGGVAAEQVTRGAWALDKIVGFDAAAGRVFFIGWTDTPLERHLYAVDLPRDGRPATPPRRLTEPGGWHDAALDRSATRALVTRSTPTQPPQTYLADAAGKRLRWIEENRPEGDHPYAPFMAGHVAPEFGTLVTPDGTTLHFSHLRPRLAAGERAPALVIVYGGPGVGPLAARRWGSLTAQYFVRRGWHVFSLDNRGTSGRGKAFEDPIHRNLGAIEVADQMLGHSWLAARDDVDPRRLAVQGWSYGGYMVLRLLAAHPRAFVAGVAGAPVTAWDLYDTHYTERYLGNPALDRAPFDRADVVPVANRITDPLLLVHGMADDNVVFDNSAALAARLQRTGRLFEMMVYPGQTHRIAGPELGVHLWRSIEDFLDRRAGAAHTVTPPGADR from the coding sequence ATGTTCGCCACCATCATCAGTATCGCACGCCGCGGCCTGCCGTACCTCGTGGGGATGGTCGCCTGCGCGGCCGTCCCGGCAGCCGACCTGTCGCTCGAGCGGATCATGGGGAGCCCGGCGCTCTCCGGGCCCGTTCCCCGTGGCCTCAAGCTCGCGCCGGACGGCCGGCTCGCGACGCTCCTCCGTCCCCGCGCCGCCGACCGCGAACGCTACGACCTGTGGGCGATCGACACGACGACCGGCGCCGAGCGGATGCTCGTCGACTCGACGGCCCTCGGCAGCGGCGCCGAGGTCTCCGAAGAAGAGAAGATGCGGCGCGAGCGGGCCCGGCTCGGCGGCACGCGCGGCGTCGTCGACTACGCTTGGAGCGCCGACGGCAGCCAGGTCCTCGTGCCCCTCGACGGCGATCTGTATGTCGTCACCGCGGCCGACGGCGCCGTCACGCGGCTCACCGCGACGGCGGCCACCGAGCTCGACGCCCGGATCGCCCCCGGCGGCCGCGCCGTGTCGTTCGTGCGCGACCACAACCTTTTTCTCCACGACCTCGCCAGCGGCACCGAGCGCGCCCTGACGACCGACGGCGGCGGCGCGGTGACGTGGGGCGTCGCCGAGTTCGTCGCCCAGGAGGAGATGGACCGCAGCGACGGCGTCTGGTGGAGCCCCGACGGCACGCGCCTCGTGGCCACCCGGGTCGACGAGGCAGACGTGGCGCTGGTCACACGCGCGGCGATCGGCGCCGACGGCACGCGCGTCCACACCCAGCGCTACCCGCGAGCCGGCACGGCCAACGCCCGCGTGGAGTTGTTCGTGTTCTCTTCCGGCGCCCCCGCCGGCACGGCGCCGGTGCCCCTCGATCTCGGCGCCGACCCCGACGTCTACGTGGCCCGGGTCGCCTGGGCCGCCGACGGCCGCTCGATCCTCGTCCAGCGCCAGTCGCGCGACCAGCAGCGGCTCGAGCTCGTCCGCTTCGACCCCGCCACCGGCCAGGGCACCGCCGTCGACGGCGAGACCCACGGCACGTGGATCAACCTCGGCGACGAGCTCCGCCCGCTGGCCGACGGCCGCGTGCTTCTCTCCAGCGAGCGCGACGGCTTCCGCCACGTGTGGCTCGTCGGCGGCGTGGCCGCCGAGCAGGTGACGCGCGGCGCCTGGGCCCTCGACAAGATCGTCGGCTTCGACGCGGCCGCGGGGCGCGTGTTCTTCATCGGCTGGACCGACACGCCCCTCGAGCGCCATCTGTACGCCGTCGACCTCCCGCGCGACGGCCGCCCGGCGACGCCGCCCCGGCGGCTCACCGAGCCGGGAGGCTGGCACGACGCGGCGCTCGACCGGTCCGCCACCCGCGCGCTGGTCACGCGTTCCACGCCCACGCAGCCGCCGCAGACCTACCTCGCCGACGCGGCCGGGAAACGGCTCCGCTGGATCGAGGAAAACCGCCCCGAGGGTGATCATCCCTACGCGCCGTTCATGGCCGGCCACGTCGCGCCGGAGTTCGGCACGCTCGTCACGCCCGACGGGACGACGCTCCATTTCTCCCATCTCCGGCCACGGTTGGCCGCCGGCGAGAGGGCGCCGGCGCTGGTGATCGTGTACGGCGGCCCCGGCGTCGGCCCGCTCGCGGCACGGCGCTGGGGGAGCCTGACGGCGCAGTACTTCGTGCGCCGCGGCTGGCACGTGTTCTCGCTCGACAATCGCGGCACGAGCGGCCGCGGCAAGGCGTTCGAGGATCCGATCCACCGCAACCTCGGCGCGATCGAAGTCGCCGACCAAATGCTCGGCCATTCCTGGCTCGCGGCCCGCGACGACGTCGACCCACGGCGGCTCGCGGTCCAGGGGTGGAGCTATGGCGGCTACATGGTCCTCCGCTTGCTCGCCGCCCACCCGCGGGCGTTCGTCGCCGGCGTCGCCGGCGCCCCGGTGACCGCGTGGGATCTCTACGACACCCACTACACCGAGCGCTACCTCGGCAACCCGGCGCTCGACCGCGCGCCGTTCGACCGCGCCGACGTCGTCCCTGTCGCCAACCGGATCACCGACCCGCTCCTCCTCGTCCACGGCATGGCCGACGACAACGTCGTCTTCGACAACAGCGCCGCCCTCGCCGCGCGGCTGCAGCGGACCGGCCGGCTGTTCGAGATGATGGTCTACCCCGGCCAGACGCACCGGATCGCCGGCCCCGAACTGGGCGTCCACCTGTGGCGCTCGATCGAGGACTTCCTCGACCGCCGCGCCGGGGCCGCCCACACCGTGACCCCCCCCGGAGCCGACCGATGA
- a CDS encoding dehydrogenase produces MQRSFAWAAVALFVAGPTARGDDWPQWRGPQRDGVWRETGTVEDFAAPRLEPAWRAPIGPGYSGPVVAGGRVFVTDRQTKPAQVERVLAFAADTGKALWTHEYPCVYRNIGYEAGPRASVTVEGERVWALGAMGHLHCLAAADGRVEWQRDLGTDYAVEMPIWGIAGAPLVDGERLIIHLGGSDGACVVALDKSTGRELWRALADRGQYTAPIIVTQAGRRVLVVWTGDSVAGLAPESGAVLWQVPFKPRNMPIGVATPVVSGDRLFLTSFYDGSMMLRLGQDAPTATVLWHRVGASERQTDALHSIIGTPLFLGGHVYGVDSYGELRCLDAATGDRVWEDLTATPKARWSTIHIVQRGDGDAVWMFNERGELIVARLTPAGCKETSRTAILEPTTDQLPQRGGVCWSHPAFAGRRVYARNDKELVCVNLAAP; encoded by the coding sequence ATGCAACGCTCGTTCGCCTGGGCGGCGGTGGCCCTGTTCGTCGCCGGACCGACGGCCCGGGGAGACGACTGGCCCCAGTGGCGCGGCCCGCAGCGCGACGGGGTGTGGCGCGAGACCGGCACCGTCGAGGACTTCGCGGCGCCGCGCCTCGAGCCGGCGTGGCGGGCCCCGATCGGCCCCGGCTATTCCGGCCCGGTGGTCGCCGGGGGGCGGGTGTTCGTCACCGACAGGCAGACGAAGCCGGCCCAGGTGGAGCGCGTGCTGGCCTTCGCCGCCGACACCGGCAAGGCGCTGTGGACCCACGAATACCCCTGCGTCTACCGCAACATCGGCTACGAGGCCGGCCCCCGGGCGAGCGTCACGGTCGAAGGGGAGCGCGTCTGGGCCCTGGGGGCGATGGGCCATCTCCACTGCCTCGCCGCCGCCGACGGCCGCGTCGAGTGGCAGCGCGACCTCGGCACCGACTACGCCGTCGAGATGCCGATCTGGGGGATCGCCGGCGCGCCGCTGGTCGACGGCGAGCGCCTCATCATCCATCTCGGCGGCAGCGACGGCGCGTGCGTCGTGGCGCTCGACAAGTCCACCGGCCGCGAGCTCTGGCGGGCGCTGGCCGACCGGGGCCAGTACACGGCGCCGATCATCGTCACGCAGGCGGGGCGGCGCGTGCTCGTCGTCTGGACCGGCGACAGCGTGGCCGGGCTCGCGCCGGAGAGCGGCGCCGTCCTTTGGCAGGTCCCGTTCAAGCCGCGCAACATGCCGATCGGCGTCGCCACGCCGGTGGTCTCAGGAGACCGGCTGTTCCTCACCAGCTTCTACGACGGGTCGATGATGCTCCGGCTCGGGCAGGACGCCCCCACCGCCACCGTCCTCTGGCACCGCGTCGGCGCCAGCGAGCGCCAGACCGACGCGCTCCACTCGATCATCGGCACGCCGCTGTTCCTCGGCGGCCACGTCTACGGCGTCGACAGCTACGGCGAGCTGCGCTGCCTCGACGCCGCCACAGGCGACCGGGTGTGGGAGGACCTGACGGCGACCCCCAAGGCGCGCTGGAGCACGATCCACATCGTCCAGCGTGGCGACGGCGACGCGGTGTGGATGTTCAACGAGCGCGGCGAGTTGATCGTCGCGCGGCTCACGCCCGCGGGCTGCAAAGAGACGAGCCGGACGGCGATCCTCGAGCCGACGACCGACCAGCTGCCGCAGCGCGGCGGCGTCTGCTGGTCGCACCCGGCGTTCGCCGGCCGCCGCGTCTACGCGCGCAACGACAAGGAGCTGGTGTGCGTGAACCTGGCGGCGCCGTGA